In Paenibacillus sonchi, a single genomic region encodes these proteins:
- a CDS encoding carbohydrate ABC transporter permease: protein MKLRVTWFDSLIVVIICLISLLVILPFLYIIAVSFSPPGDSLAGNFFIWPKHWTLDAYSYLLNADTFLTSVRNSVVITVMGTLLSLFVSITLAYALSKKFLPGRRIMLLFIFFTMIFHGGMIPSYLVVKNLGLIDSYWAVVLPAASSAFNIMVIRSFFQSLPESLDEAARIDGAGEFRILYSIVLPLSKPIIATFTLFFMVQFWNEFFSAVIYLNDTSRWPIQPLLRQMVAISASNISAEAAVDAQLAANLGPNVQNAAILLAMLPIVIVYPFLQKYFAKGAMLGSIKE, encoded by the coding sequence ATGAAGCTGCGCGTAACATGGTTTGACAGCCTGATTGTAGTGATTATCTGCTTGATCAGCTTGCTGGTGATATTGCCTTTTCTGTACATTATCGCGGTATCCTTTAGTCCGCCCGGCGACTCGCTCGCAGGGAACTTCTTCATCTGGCCCAAGCATTGGACGCTGGATGCGTACTCCTATCTGCTGAATGCGGATACCTTCCTGACTTCGGTCAGAAACTCTGTTGTGATTACAGTGATGGGAACCCTCTTAAGTCTGTTTGTATCGATTACACTGGCATATGCACTATCCAAAAAGTTTTTGCCCGGCCGGCGGATTATGCTGCTGTTCATTTTCTTCACTATGATCTTCCACGGCGGCATGATTCCCAGCTATCTGGTGGTTAAAAATCTCGGTTTGATTGATTCCTACTGGGCTGTGGTGCTTCCCGCGGCGTCCAGTGCTTTTAATATCATGGTTATCCGCTCCTTCTTCCAGAGCCTCCCTGAAAGCCTGGATGAAGCGGCCAGAATTGACGGTGCGGGAGAGTTCAGAATACTATACTCGATTGTGCTTCCGCTGTCCAAACCGATTATCGCCACATTTACGCTGTTTTTTATGGTGCAGTTCTGGAACGAGTTCTTTTCCGCCGTTATCTACTTAAATGATACGTCGCGCTGGCCGATTCAGCCGCTTCTCCGGCAGATGGTGGCGATCAGCGCCTCCAATATTTCGGCAGAGGCCGCAGTGGATGCGCAGCTGGCCGCTAATCTCGGGCCCAATGTGCAAAATGCTGCAATCCTGCTGGCGATGCTGCCGATTGTGATCGTGTACCCGTTCCTGCAAAAGTATTTTGCCAAAGGAGCTATGCTGGGCTCGATTAAGGAATAA
- a CDS encoding extracellular solute-binding protein: protein MDFKRKLVPLVATAALMVTTLAGCSGSNNSAAESSASPEGTAKSETGSQKASIKAMTILFGNPPATENNKALEDLEKRGNVDLDVTFVPSEAYTDKLSVAVSAGNSYDLLLMDGGKDDKFSNLVKMGAFHDLTPYIEKTKNISQIDDTVWNGIKVDGKLYGIPRPRGLYGGGEANILIARTGWTNTTWLYRRQWMS from the coding sequence ATGGATTTCAAAAGAAAGCTTGTACCGCTTGTGGCAACAGCGGCATTGATGGTAACCACACTTGCAGGCTGCTCCGGCAGCAATAATTCCGCAGCGGAAAGCTCTGCTTCACCGGAAGGGACCGCTAAGTCAGAAACCGGCAGTCAAAAGGCCAGCATTAAGGCGATGACCATACTGTTCGGGAACCCGCCTGCAACGGAAAACAACAAAGCCCTGGAGGATCTGGAGAAGCGGGGCAATGTAGACCTGGATGTGACCTTCGTGCCGTCCGAGGCTTACACTGACAAGCTCTCCGTAGCCGTATCGGCAGGCAACTCTTATGATTTGCTGCTGATGGATGGCGGAAAGGACGACAAGTTCAGCAACCTTGTGAAGATGGGGGCCTTCCATGATCTGACTCCTTATATTGAGAAAACTAAGAATATCAGCCAGATCGATGATACAGTCTGGAATGGAATCAAAGTCGATGGCAAGTTATACGGAATTCCCCGGCCGCGGGGCCTGTATGGCGGAGGGGAAGCCAATATCCTGATCGCAAGGACTGGCTGGACAAATACAACCTGGCTGTACCGAAGACAATGGATGAGCTGA
- a CDS encoding helix-turn-helix domain-containing protein yields MNHYKVVLVEDEIPARTVFRHFIEERGDLFTLVGEAEDGQDGLELFLEHKPELIVTDITMPGMNGLEMLREIEKSGERPPQIIILTCHQDFHYAQQAIHLKAASYLIKDDCLSDPGLLTRTMEQLASQVHSIDETREKQFQLEQQVRLSEVEIEQSLFLDMLLNPAAEAKWLRTLEESQLPLKEGRFKVLLLELDRGSLRFPIGQIEELKLWQFAGVNVLKELLGSIGAHKVIALDKGRFLAVYTDALKLERPGFLGQVLESFAANLKMKCFALQCRFEQGLQGRPEALKRLASAPYPFFYRSDESIAIEEWEQLAFFQRIPEPVSRFWSKVLKKALLEPHLSAAALEQERSSLFRQAIEHGWEPEQIKSLYLRVFLDMSHTVTGAEGGAELEAALRKKLELCQTFGSVHDTTCAYFHKLQQLQEGGKKIDSSISRIIQHMREDLSYPYRLEELAASINYSVPYFSSMFKKAVGESFVQYLTRLRIEKAKLLLLTTDHKTFEISESIGFENYRSFNRIFKKETGVSPSDYRRNGAATSR; encoded by the coding sequence ATGAACCACTATAAAGTAGTCCTCGTGGAAGACGAGATTCCGGCAAGAACCGTATTCCGCCATTTCATTGAAGAGCGGGGCGACCTGTTCACCCTTGTCGGCGAAGCGGAAGACGGGCAGGACGGACTGGAGCTGTTCCTGGAGCATAAACCGGAGTTAATCGTAACCGATATCACGATGCCGGGAATGAACGGGCTGGAGATGCTCCGTGAAATTGAAAAAAGCGGGGAACGCCCGCCGCAAATCATCATTCTTACCTGTCATCAGGATTTCCATTACGCCCAGCAGGCCATTCATCTGAAAGCTGCCTCCTACCTGATCAAGGATGACTGCCTTTCTGATCCCGGACTGTTGACCAGGACGATGGAGCAGCTGGCTTCCCAGGTTCATTCGATTGATGAAACGCGGGAAAAGCAGTTCCAGTTGGAACAGCAGGTCCGGCTGAGCGAAGTTGAGATTGAGCAGAGCCTGTTTCTGGACATGCTGCTGAATCCCGCAGCCGAAGCCAAATGGCTGCGCACGCTGGAGGAATCGCAGCTCCCGCTTAAGGAAGGCCGGTTCAAGGTGCTGCTGCTGGAGCTGGACCGGGGCTCCCTGCGCTTCCCGATCGGCCAGATCGAGGAACTGAAGCTGTGGCAGTTCGCCGGCGTCAACGTGCTGAAAGAGCTGCTGGGCAGCATAGGCGCACACAAGGTGATCGCACTCGACAAAGGGCGTTTCCTGGCCGTCTATACCGATGCCCTGAAGCTGGAGCGCCCGGGATTTCTAGGGCAGGTGCTGGAGTCCTTTGCCGCGAATCTCAAAATGAAATGCTTCGCCCTTCAGTGCAGATTCGAGCAAGGACTGCAGGGACGGCCGGAGGCGCTCAAACGTTTAGCCTCTGCCCCCTACCCTTTCTTTTACCGCTCCGATGAGAGCATTGCCATCGAGGAATGGGAACAGTTGGCTTTCTTTCAGCGCATCCCGGAACCGGTGAGCCGGTTCTGGAGCAAGGTGCTCAAGAAGGCGCTGCTGGAGCCGCATCTGAGCGCTGCCGCGCTGGAGCAGGAACGCAGCTCTTTATTCCGCCAGGCCATAGAGCATGGCTGGGAACCGGAGCAGATTAAGTCTCTGTACCTGAGAGTTTTTCTGGACATGAGCCATACCGTCACCGGAGCCGAAGGGGGTGCGGAGCTGGAAGCGGCCCTGCGCAAAAAGCTGGAGCTGTGCCAAACCTTTGGCTCCGTACACGACACGACTTGCGCCTACTTCCACAAGCTTCAACAGCTGCAGGAGGGCGGCAAAAAAATTGACTCCTCCATTTCAAGGATTATCCAGCACATGCGGGAAGATCTCAGCTATCCTTACAGGCTGGAGGAACTGGCCGCTTCAATTAATTACAGCGTCCCCTATTTCAGTTCCATGTTCAAAAAAGCCGTTGGCGAAAGCTTCGTTCAATATCTGACCCGCCTGCGCATTGAGAAGGCGAAGCTGCTGCTGCTCACCACCGATCACAAAACCTTCGAAATTTCCGAATCCATCGGATTTGAGAATTACCGGTCTTTTAACCGGATATTCAAAAAAGAGACTGGCGTCTCCCCTTCCGATTACCGCCGGAACGGGGCGGCAACGTCCAGATGA
- a CDS encoding alginate lyase family protein, with the protein MTVGYKDLRHNPAYTRPQMSDDEFLKTMLDLDRPELAEVAAQLHEGNVSGARDAYLEVIASGNTGRYYFDVRDVPGLMAYAVNSYSQEEEAKLDIAEADRIAEGDIPLFKGKRVAFPKGTYDWNSWLYDSSQYQLHLTRFVYVKRLARAYALTGDAKYAKCFNDMMSHFIDDNPMPVDGTFRAEHSTWDPLSVGVRLFMLPEAFITFFSSPSFEPQVKLKLIKSFHEHGQYVRKYHATHGNHVCMQLRGLIQTALLLPELKDSAEWLEYGMREMPGYIRQNVYPDGVQFEGSPNYHLVVMRDLYELVALFHKLGIAAGEYQEILENMFVVMMHLLAPDGQLVKFGDTDQQVASELRNVMSLGAYLYQRSDFKALGHERLPFSLIWRVGPEAVENYNQLKAEDPAETAACFPAGGYLTSRQGWKHTDMYMAMRAGVGVGGHAHSDALSLVLYAGGRELLADSGMGLFEWNKERKYVVSTRAHNTVVVDGQDQHVRSFHWNTPATAACRIWDFQTNEQYDYTFASHYGYTRYDDPVVHSRKVLFVKNSYWLIVDLFEAKGQHRYEQYFHLPPGGVAYDCRTGEVSTQLEDANLLLVHPSAGQETDQLSVEPGLVFKQGNYYDHPVVKRSLTAAGRTVIATLAVPFGTAKPKVKVERLPARRNGAELSAVEATALRIVMEDRVDEICLYHNSFNVEGYLDHTGNIIAEPLLPRKIEPEALEFAGAAYSQDVIVISNRTE; encoded by the coding sequence ATGACTGTTGGTTATAAAGATTTGCGGCACAATCCCGCCTACACAAGACCGCAGATGTCTGATGATGAATTCTTAAAAACGATGCTGGATCTGGATAGACCGGAGCTTGCAGAGGTGGCCGCCCAGCTGCATGAGGGCAACGTCTCTGGGGCAAGGGATGCCTATCTGGAGGTTATTGCATCCGGTAACACCGGAAGATATTACTTTGATGTGAGGGATGTTCCCGGCCTCATGGCATACGCGGTGAACAGCTACAGCCAAGAGGAGGAAGCCAAGCTAGACATTGCTGAGGCCGATCGGATTGCCGAGGGCGATATCCCGCTGTTCAAAGGCAAAAGAGTGGCTTTTCCGAAGGGAACCTATGATTGGAACAGCTGGCTGTACGACAGCTCGCAGTATCAGCTGCATCTGACGCGGTTTGTCTATGTCAAACGTCTGGCCAGAGCGTATGCGCTGACCGGCGATGCGAAATACGCCAAATGCTTCAATGACATGATGAGCCATTTCATTGACGATAACCCGATGCCGGTGGACGGTACCTTCCGGGCCGAGCATTCCACCTGGGACCCTCTTTCTGTCGGGGTGCGGCTGTTTATGCTGCCGGAAGCCTTCATCACGTTCTTCAGTTCTCCTTCATTTGAGCCTCAAGTCAAGCTGAAGCTGATTAAATCTTTTCATGAACACGGCCAATATGTCCGCAAATATCATGCCACTCATGGCAATCATGTCTGCATGCAGCTTCGCGGATTAATCCAGACGGCTCTGCTTCTGCCGGAGCTGAAGGATTCGGCAGAATGGCTGGAATACGGTATGCGTGAAATGCCCGGGTATATCCGGCAGAATGTGTACCCGGACGGTGTGCAGTTTGAAGGCAGCCCCAACTATCATCTGGTTGTGATGCGTGATCTGTATGAGCTGGTGGCGCTGTTCCACAAGCTCGGCATCGCTGCCGGTGAATATCAGGAAATTCTGGAGAACATGTTCGTTGTCATGATGCATCTGCTGGCTCCGGACGGACAATTGGTCAAATTCGGCGATACCGACCAGCAGGTAGCCAGTGAACTGCGCAATGTTATGAGCCTGGGGGCATACCTGTATCAGCGCAGCGATTTCAAGGCCCTTGGACATGAGCGGCTGCCGTTCTCCCTAATCTGGAGAGTGGGGCCGGAAGCTGTGGAGAACTATAATCAGCTGAAGGCGGAGGACCCGGCAGAAACGGCAGCCTGCTTTCCAGCCGGGGGATATTTGACCTCCCGGCAGGGCTGGAAGCATACCGACATGTACATGGCGATGCGGGCGGGCGTTGGAGTAGGCGGACATGCCCATTCCGATGCGCTCAGCCTGGTGCTCTACGCCGGCGGGCGTGAGTTGCTGGCGGATTCAGGAATGGGGCTGTTCGAATGGAATAAGGAGCGTAAATATGTAGTATCTACGCGTGCCCATAATACAGTGGTTGTAGACGGACAGGATCAGCATGTCCGCAGCTTCCACTGGAATACGCCGGCTACCGCTGCCTGCCGGATCTGGGATTTTCAGACGAATGAACAATATGACTATACCTTTGCCAGCCATTACGGCTATACCCGGTATGATGACCCGGTGGTTCATTCCCGCAAGGTTCTCTTCGTCAAGAACAGCTACTGGCTGATCGTGGATCTGTTTGAAGCGAAAGGGCAGCACCGTTATGAGCAGTACTTTCATCTGCCGCCCGGCGGAGTGGCGTACGATTGCCGCACCGGGGAGGTATCTACACAACTGGAGGATGCCAATCTGCTGCTGGTGCATCCGTCTGCCGGACAGGAAACGGATCAGCTGTCCGTGGAGCCGGGACTGGTCTTCAAGCAGGGCAATTATTATGATCATCCGGTGGTGAAGCGTTCCTTGACCGCTGCGGGAAGAACGGTCATTGCAACACTTGCCGTTCCGTTCGGAACCGCAAAACCCAAAGTGAAGGTCGAACGCCTGCCCGCCCGGAGGAACGGGGCAGAACTATCCGCTGTAGAGGCAACCGCCCTGCGTATTGTAATGGAAGACAGAGTGGATGAAATCTGCTTATACCATAACAGCTTTAACGTGGAGGGATACCTCGATCATACCGGCAATATTATTGCGGAACCGCTGCTGCCCCGCAAGATCGAGCCGGAAGCATTGGAGTTTGCCGGTGCCGCCTACAGCCAGGATGTTATTGTTATATCGAACCGAACAGAATAG
- a CDS encoding ABC transporter permease, producing MQRTLRPKRFNQLWPFYLLAAPGILYFVIFHYIPMSGLVLAFKEYSPFKGIINSPWVGLDNFRQFFGTSDFYILLKNTLLISLLNLVIYFPFTIILSLLLNELRLKVFKRVSQTIVYLPHFLSWVVIYGITISFFGPSGVINHYLTEWFGGSANFLVSNEWFRPLVIFQSIWKDAGWGTIIFLAALAGINPEQYEAAKVDGANRFQNIWHITLPGIKSTIVILLLLRLGSSMDSNFMQIFLMTNSLNLDVSNVFDLFVYHIGLEQFNYSFAITVGMFKSVASLILVLGANYAAKLLGEEGIF from the coding sequence GTGCAGAGAACTTTGCGTCCTAAACGTTTCAATCAATTGTGGCCCTTTTACTTACTGGCGGCACCGGGAATTCTCTATTTTGTAATTTTCCATTACATCCCGATGTCGGGATTGGTGCTGGCTTTCAAGGAATACAGCCCGTTTAAAGGCATTATAAACAGCCCTTGGGTAGGGCTGGATAATTTCAGACAGTTTTTCGGAACTTCCGATTTCTATATTTTGCTGAAAAATACACTGCTGATCAGCCTGCTGAACCTCGTTATTTATTTTCCCTTTACGATTATTCTCTCCCTGCTGCTGAACGAACTGCGGCTGAAGGTGTTCAAGCGGGTGTCGCAGACCATTGTGTATCTGCCCCACTTTCTGTCCTGGGTGGTTATTTACGGGATTACCATCTCCTTCTTCGGCCCATCGGGAGTGATTAATCACTACTTAACTGAATGGTTTGGCGGCAGCGCCAATTTCCTGGTCAGCAACGAATGGTTCCGTCCGCTGGTTATATTCCAGTCCATTTGGAAGGATGCGGGCTGGGGGACCATTATATTCCTGGCGGCGCTTGCCGGGATCAACCCTGAACAGTATGAAGCAGCCAAAGTGGATGGCGCGAACCGGTTTCAAAATATCTGGCATATTACGCTGCCCGGCATCAAAAGCACTATCGTCATTTTGCTGCTGCTCCGTCTCGGCTCATCCATGGATTCCAACTTTATGCAAATCTTCCTGATGACCAACAGCCTCAACCTGGATGTCTCCAATGTGTTCGATCTGTTCGTCTACCATATCGGTCTGGAGCAGTTCAACTACAGCTTCGCGATTACGGTAGGCATGTTCAAATCCGTTGCCAGTCTGATCCTTGTCCTCGGGGCCAACTATGCGGCAAAGCTTCTTGGAGAAGAAGGCATATTCTAG
- a CDS encoding sensor histidine kinase → MSSTFFSFLRRSFYFKMILVMLAISVIPLIVLSIISVSVSSNTVEKQVNRLNAQLVNQVVDRIELTMTRLRELSEQYSRISSIQSALVSPSAQYFEEVVRKKELISVLSNASAIIGNVEGLQVYSAITGEVLSSTEAPAMLEDSPYRPLIEAYLSSGKANLFLDKHALPDLAILDSSTYYISRVPFDLYEDLKGVLLISMSNDQYQRQIENIQLGNRGSISLLTDDGMTIATTSRLEPKEDTGRVQNILKHWKELDRPNQFAVGSSIVSVKQTSTYDNWIVVSEIPSKELTASAEIIRRTVAYFLGILVFLGALCVVGFGYQLYRPLQAVKRQVDAIKKGHFDARVTHFANNEIGDLGRMLNTMAVRIQDLLADLHDSEELKRKLEIRALQSQINPHFMYNTLNTIRMFAMMKDYEKINTLMGRLVALLRYSMENYEQTVQLQQELDYLADYVGLLNMRYKCQVHLEAEIEEPLRSMQIPKLSLQPLIENSVFHGILPNKTAEGHIKVHVFTDSLQNHIVIEVSDDGVGLEEAGLGTLQLHLLREESTENIGLQNVWMRMKLLFGNAAQILLLSPPGEGLTIRITLPLETVLVKEEHHEPL, encoded by the coding sequence GTGAGTTCAACCTTCTTCAGCTTTCTGCGCCGGAGCTTTTATTTCAAAATGATTCTGGTGATGCTCGCCATTTCAGTAATTCCTCTGATTGTCTTGTCCATTATTTCTGTAAGCGTCTCCAGTAATACTGTGGAGAAACAGGTAAACCGCTTGAACGCCCAGCTCGTCAACCAGGTCGTGGACCGGATTGAATTAACCATGACCAGGCTGCGGGAGCTGAGCGAGCAGTATTCACGCATTTCTTCCATTCAGAGCGCACTGGTGTCGCCGTCGGCCCAATATTTCGAAGAGGTTGTCCGTAAAAAAGAACTGATCTCCGTGCTCAGCAACGCCTCGGCGATTATAGGGAACGTGGAAGGGCTGCAGGTGTATTCAGCCATTACGGGGGAAGTCCTCTCTTCCACGGAAGCCCCGGCCATGCTTGAGGATTCTCCCTACCGGCCGCTGATCGAAGCCTATTTGTCCTCAGGGAAGGCTAATCTGTTCCTGGACAAGCACGCTCTGCCGGACCTTGCGATTCTGGATTCTTCAACCTATTATATTTCACGCGTCCCCTTTGACTTGTATGAGGATCTGAAAGGGGTTCTGCTGATCTCAATGAGCAATGACCAATACCAGCGGCAGATTGAGAACATTCAGCTGGGCAACCGGGGGTCTATCTCCCTTTTGACCGATGACGGGATGACAATTGCCACGACCAGCAGACTGGAGCCGAAGGAAGATACCGGGCGGGTGCAGAATATTCTCAAGCACTGGAAAGAGCTGGACCGGCCGAATCAATTCGCGGTCGGCTCTTCCATTGTCTCTGTCAAGCAGACATCCACCTATGACAACTGGATTGTGGTTTCAGAGATACCGTCCAAGGAGCTGACCGCCAGCGCCGAAATCATCCGCAGAACCGTAGCTTACTTTCTGGGGATTCTGGTGTTTCTCGGCGCGCTATGCGTTGTCGGGTTCGGTTATCAGTTATACCGGCCGCTCCAGGCGGTGAAACGGCAGGTCGATGCGATCAAAAAAGGCCATTTCGATGCCCGGGTCACTCATTTTGCCAACAATGAAATCGGCGACCTGGGCCGGATGCTTAATACCATGGCTGTCCGCATTCAGGATCTGCTGGCAGATCTCCATGATTCGGAGGAGCTGAAGCGCAAGCTGGAAATCCGGGCGCTGCAATCGCAGATCAACCCGCATTTCATGTACAATACTCTCAACACTATCCGCATGTTCGCCATGATGAAGGATTATGAAAAGATCAACACACTGATGGGCCGGCTGGTTGCGCTGCTCCGGTATTCCATGGAAAATTATGAGCAGACGGTGCAGCTGCAGCAAGAGCTTGATTATCTCGCGGATTACGTCGGGTTGCTCAATATGCGGTACAAGTGCCAAGTCCATCTGGAGGCCGAAATTGAGGAGCCGCTGCGGAGCATGCAGATTCCGAAGCTCAGCCTTCAGCCGCTGATTGAAAACTCCGTTTTCCACGGCATTCTTCCGAACAAAACGGCTGAAGGGCATATTAAGGTTCATGTTTTTACCGATTCTCTACAAAATCATATCGTCATTGAAGTGAGCGATGATGGTGTTGGACTGGAGGAGGCCGGGCTGGGGACCCTGCAGCTTCACTTGCTCCGGGAAGAGTCCACAGAGAATATCGGGCTGCAGAATGTATGGATGCGGATGAAGCTGCTGTTCGGGAATGCCGCGCAGATTCTGCTCCTCAGCCCCCCCGGAGAAGGTCTGACCATCCGTATCACACTGCCGCTGGAGACTGTTCTTGTGAAGGAGGAGCATCATGAACCACTATAA